tttttaatgctattaattttaaaagttttcagtttaaTTGTAAATAGTTTCTACAGGATGATTAATGCTAATTTGGTTGTTATTTGTAATCAATAAAGAAGATTAATTAAGACACAACAAATGACACTTTGGTATTTTCTTTCAGCCTGAACTGATAACAAAACACGGATACATTGGTGAGACTCATCACATTTGGACAGAAGATGGCTATAGACTGGAGTTACATCGCGTCTTAAGAAAAGCTGAGgggaaaaattcaaacaaaatttCTACAGAAGGTAGTCGTGAAAAACTAACAGAATTACTCAAATCAGCAACAGACTCTAATGATTCACAAGCTTCGATATTATCAGAAGCACTAAATTTACAAGTTACCGAAGACTCTAATCCCAAAGTTAAACCAcctatattaattaatcatgGACTGCTATCAAGCTCAGCAGACTGGGTACTACTTGGACCGCAGAAAGCGCTTGGTAAATATTGacgtcttatttatttttatcttggGCATAAACTATTTCTTTGTCAATTCAATACAAAGCATGAGAATTTTATCTATTGCTCTACACATATTTGTAAGGAAATATTAATGGTTAATGTCAATTGAAATTTGCAAAACTTCGTtcaaaacataaaaaattgcttaataatattttttttaattttttgcagcttatgtATTATGCGACTGCGGATTCGATGTGTGGTTAGCCAACGTTAGGGGAAACACGTATTCTCAATGTCACAAAAAGTACACAACTAAAGACAGAGAATTTTGGGACTTCAGGtacaaatattaattaattaatcataAATGTCCAgctattaataaataaaattaaccaacgtttttttttttttcagctggCACGAAATTGGTGTTTATGATATACCAGCTATGATAGATTATGTTTTGGAAAAAACTAATCAGCCAAGTTTGCATTATATTGGTTATAGTCAAGGGACTACTACTTTTTATGTGATGTGTAGCGAAAGACCAGAATATAATGATAAAGTTAAAGCAATGGTAACCATGGCTCCAATTGCTTTTCTTTCAAATCAGCGTAGTCcgcttataaaatttatcgtTCGTTTCTACATTCTCATGGAAGTGAGttgaattcattttttattttttaagattgATTTGGAAAATTCATTCCATATTGACtaatgaaatttttgaattttagtGGGGATCAGCGTATTGTAATATACACCAGTGGTTTCCTCGGAATAAGTTGCAAGCCAAAGCTCTAGGAACATTAATTCGAAATACCCCAGGCCAATTAACCAAGAGCTTTTATAGTTGTTGGTTTTATCTAGTTGCTGGTTTCGGCAGTAATCAGCTAGATAAATCTATGCTTCCACTGATATTTGGGCATTTTCCTGGAGGCTCATCTGCCAAACAAATCATTCACTACAGTCAAGTTATCCTCACTGGTGAGTCTTGTGCTTTCGATACTGTTGTTGAATTCTGGCGTGTTTAATGACaggcaaataaaaatataaatattaatttttgtgtTTCAGACTCATTCAGGAAATTTGACTATGGTACATCTAAAAATTTAAAGCTTTATGGTAGCACACAACCTCCAAAGTACTGTTTGGAGCGGGTAAAGGTTCCTGTTGCCGTGTTCTACAGTG
The sequence above is a segment of the Nasonia vitripennis strain AsymCx chromosome 3, Nvit_psr_1.1, whole genome shotgun sequence genome. Coding sequences within it:
- the LOC100116421 gene encoding lipase 3; the encoded protein is MMGHNIHDEVPMTTPELITKHGYIGETHHIWTEDGYRLELHRVLRKAEGKNSNKISTEGSREKLTELLKSATDSNDSQASILSEALNLQVTEDSNPKVKPPILINHGLLSSSADWVLLGPQKALAYVLCDCGFDVWLANVRGNTYSQCHKKYTTKDREFWDFSWHEIGVYDIPAMIDYVLEKTNQPSLHYIGYSQGTTTFYVMCSERPEYNDKVKAMVTMAPIAFLSNQRSPLIKFIVRFYILMEWGSAYCNIHQWFPRNKLQAKALGTLIRNTPGQLTKSFYSCWFYLVAGFGSNQLDKSMLPLIFGHFPGGSSAKQIIHYSQVILTDSFRKFDYGTSKNLKLYGSTQPPKYCLERVKVPVAVFYSENDFLTHPEDVKRLVENLPNVALKHKIEYSKFNHIDYLWGCDAKTLLYDHVIDFIKKYN